One Gossypium hirsutum isolate 1008001.06 chromosome A11, Gossypium_hirsutum_v2.1, whole genome shotgun sequence genomic window carries:
- the LOC107899940 gene encoding receptor-like cytosolic serine/threonine-protein kinase RBK1 isoform X2 — MAMEVEETVKGTEEENPEIESNHQLPRDKGNETEEKSPEIESNQPPRGVLENPELGSDSANSVTPTRTTSKGGGPVLQKWADSFQWKSVIGSIKRKSARSISVIPLLTKLSKRYCSYGDEELDCMPLLKASWKNFSYLELANATDNFSPENLLGRGGHALVYKGHLSDGQIVAVKKMVSNGDDEDLAGNFLTELGIIAHINHPNAAHLIGFSVDCGLHLVLEFSPFGSLTSMLFYSKQCLDWKTRFKVAVGISEGLKYLHHDCHRRIIHRDITASNILLTEDYEAQISDFGLAKWLPDKWAHHIVHPIEGTFGYLAPEYFMHGIVDEKTDVFAFGVLLLEIVTGRRAVDKSKQSLAKPFLESNQVKELVDPRLKDDYNPSEVQRILITASMCLSHLPSNRPTMTKVVRMLKNEDGPIEFHQISCGRKAVIFDGHDLKDSSCKNYLYTMRPT, encoded by the exons ATGGCTATGGAAGTAGAAG AGACAGTTAAAGGAACAGAAGAAGAAAACCcagaaattgaatcaaatcaccAACTACCGAGAG ACAAGGGAAATGAAACAGAAGAAAAAAGCCcagaaattgaatcaaatcaaccgCCAAGAGGTGTGTTGGAGAATCCTGAACTGGGATCAGACTCCGCCAACAGCGTCACCCCCACAAGGACCACCAGCAAGGGTGGCGGCCCAGTTTTGCAAAAATGGGCCGATAGTTTTCAGTGGAAGAGTGTAATCGGATCAATTAAGAGGAAATCAGCCAGAAGTATATCTGTGATTCCTTTGCTAACAAAACTTTCAAAACGCTATTGCTCTTACGGAGATGAAGAGCTTGATTGCATGCCATTGCTTAAAGCTTCATGGAAGAACTTTTCTTACTTAGAGCTTGCTAATGCTACTGATAATTTCAGCCCTG AGAATTTGCTCGGAAGGGGAGGCCATGCATTAGTATACAAAGGGCATTTATCTGATGGTCAAATTGTTGCGGTGAAGAAGATGGTGAGTAATGGTGACGATGAGGATCTAGCTGGAAATTTCTTGACGGAGCTTGGGATTATTGCTCACATCAATCACCCGAATGCAGCTCACTTGATCGGATTCAGTGTTGATTGCGGCTTACATTTAGTCCTTGAGTTTTCCCCTTTTGGCAGCCTTACTTCCATGCTTTTTT ATTCAAAACAGTGTTTAGATTGGAAAACAAGGTTTAAGGTTGCTGTTGGCATATCAGAAGGATTGAAATATCTCCATCATGACTGCCATCGGCGGATTATACACCGGGACATCACTGCTTCGAACATATTGCTAACTGAAGATTACGAAGCTCAG ATTTCAGATTTCGGTCTCGCAAAATGGCTTCCAGACAAATGGGCTCACCATATTGTTCATCCCATTGAAGGAACATTCGG TTATCTAGCTCCAGAGTATTTTATGCACGGGATCGTTGATGAAAAGACCGATGTTTTCGCATTTGGAGTTCTATTACTGGAGATAGTAACAGGTCGCCGTGCAGTTGACAAGTCCAAACAAAGTCTT GCAAAACCATTTCTGGAATCAAATCAAGTAAAGGAATTGGTCGATCCTCGGCTCAAAGATGATTATAATCCGAGCGAAGTGCAACGAATATTGATTACAGCTTCAATGTGCTTAAGTCACTTACCCAGCAACCGTCCAACCATGACAAAG GTTGTAAGGATGCTTAAGAACGAAGATGGTCCAATTGAGTTTCACCAAATATCTTGTGGAAGGAAAGCAGTGATTTTTGACGGCCATGATTTGAAAGATTCTAGTTGTAAAAACTATCTATATACCATGCGTCCAACATAA
- the LOC107959588 gene encoding abrin-b-like, with protein MKAWIVLLLAVLAFMVEPRCCIAAKENEQKLKIYTVKFTTKGADRTSYQMFIKDLQNALTVRADRSGDIPVLPPRSAEPSDPQQYLLVKLSNGYQTVTLALDVSDVYILGYQPGGSGNSYFFSNVPNNVRNFLFPNTQNLSLPFTCNYGALETAAGAYRREIPLGIGELRQHVDNMNHMQPSSYRRPIARALIVCIQMISEAVRLRNIQQELLTIAEPRHDGTYNVFFPDGLVMEYETSWEDISTAIQSATDGIFRTAVRLVYDGQELVLSTVRQVIFTIAIMPLRCRRNTGALLQILRMPTSTSSSGFSPLLPVGTRSTDLEDNDRTCEKDLAPTSHIIGLDGFCVDVYQGSYHNGNKIVLSECLKNQAGQLWTLKTDDNTIRSGGKCLTTYGYSLKDYVMIYDCETAVPDATKWEIRRDGNIRNPKSGLVLTASRYSSTMINLVVDRNIYSSTQAWFVSNNTKPTVTTIVGYNGLCLLASRSRVWLEKCVKNDDEQLWAIYPDGTIRPKKNRNACLKCAYPGGYSVTVGTCEGWVEERWQFQSDGTVLHVVNEQVMDVKDTSSSLPEITVNDYNSQRLSQIWFQVQP; from the coding sequence ATGAAGGCGTGGATTGTCCTACTGTTGGCGGTATTGGCATTCATGGTGGAACCACGATGCTGCATCGCTGCCAAAGAAAATGAACAGAAGCTCAAAATTTACACGGTGAAATTCACTACTAAGGGTGCTGACAGGACGTCGTATCAGATGTTTATTAAAGATCTGCAAAATGCATTGACAGTCCGTGCAGATCGAAGTGGAGACATACCAGTGTTGCCTCCCCGATCTGCGGAACCTTCTGATCCCCAACAATATCTTCTGGTCAAACTCTCAAATGGATACCAAACCGTCACATTAGCCTTGGATGTCAGTGACGTGTATATCTTGGGTTATCAACCAGGTGGAAGTGGAAACTCCTACTTCTTTAGTAACGTTCCCAATAACGTACGCAATTTTTTGTTCCCAAACACTCAAAACCTGTCTCTTCCATTTACTTGCAACTATGGGGCACTTGAAACTGCTGCAGGAGCGTACAGAAGGGAAATCCCTTTGGGAATTGGTGAGCTGCGCCAACATGTTGATAACATGAATCATATGCAGCCTAGTTCTTATCGTCGCCCCATTGCAAGAGCCCTTATAGTTTGTATCCAGATGATCTCGGAAGCTGTGAGATTGAGGAACATCCAACAGGAACTGCTTACAATTGCAGAGCCTCGTCATGATGGAACTTACAATGTGTTTTTTCCAGATGGTTTAGTGATGGAGTATGAAACTAGCTGGGAAGACATATCCACCGCCATCCAATCTGCAACAGATGGAATCTTCAGAACAGCAGTCCGTTTGGTATATGATGGTCAAGAATTAGTTTTGAGCACCGTGAGGCAAGTGATTTTCACCATTGCAATAATGCCGTTACGATGCAGAAGGAACACAGGGGCTCTTCTGCAGATTTTGCGCATGCCAACATCAACGTCGTCATCTGGGTTTTCCCCTTTGTTGCCTGTGGGCACGAGGTCCACTGACCTGGAAGACAATGACCGCACCTGTGAAAAAGATCTAGCACCAACCTCGCATATTATTGGTCTAGATGGTTTTTGTGTTGATGTATACCAAGGAAGCTACCACAATGGAAACAAAATAGTTTTATCAGAATGTTTGAAGAATCAGGCCGGTCAATTGTGGACGCTGAAAACAGATGATAACACAATTCGATCCGGTGGAAAATGCCTAACCACTTACGGATACAGCCTAAAGGactatgtgatgatctatgattgCGAGACAGCTGTCCCTGATGCTACCAAATGGGAAATCCGGAGAGATGGAAACATAAGAAATCCCAAATCGGGGCTAGTTTTAACGGCAAGTAGATATAGCTCAACCATGATTAATCTGGTTGTAGATCGCAATATTTATAGTTCTACACAAGCTTGGTTTGTCAGCAATAACACGAAACCAACAGTGACCACCATTGTTGGTTACAATGGTTTGTGCTTGCTTGCAAGTAGAAGTCGAGTGTGGTTAGAGAAGTGCGTGAAAAACGATGATGAACAACTTTGGGCTATATATCCAGATGGGACCATCAGGCCTAAAAAGAACCGAAACGCGTGTCTCAAGTGTGCATATCCAGGAGGGTACTCAGTCACCGTAGGAACTTGCGAAGGATGGGTAGAGGAACGATGGCAATTTCAAAGCGATGGCACCGTTCTGCATGTGGTGAATGAACAGGTGATGGATGTGAAAGATACTAGCTCCTCTCTTCCTGAGATTACGGTCAATGACTACAACTCTCAGCGCCTTAGCCAAATTTGGTTTCAAGTGCAACCATGA
- the LOC107899940 gene encoding receptor-like cytosolic serine/threonine-protein kinase RBK1 isoform X1, with product MAMEVEETVKGTEEENPEIESNHQLPRDKGNETEEKSPEIESNQPPRGVLENPELGSDSANSVTPTRTTSKGGGPVLQKWADSFQWKSVIGSIKRKSARSISVIPLLTKLSKRYCSYGDEELDCMPLLKASWKNFSYLELANATDNFSPENLLGRGGHALVYKGHLSDGQIVAVKKMVSNGDDEDLAGNFLTELGIIAHINHPNAAHLIGFSVDCGLHLVLEFSPFGSLTSMLFYSKQCLDWKTRFKVAVGISEGLKYLHHDCHRRIIHRDITASNILLTEDYEAQISDFGLAKWLPDKWAHHIVHPIEGTFGYLAPEYFMHGIVDEKTDVFAFGVLLLEIVTGRRAVDKSKQSLVIWAKPFLESNQVKELVDPRLKDDYNPSEVQRILITASMCLSHLPSNRPTMTKVVRMLKNEDGPIEFHQISCGRKAVIFDGHDLKDSSCKNYLYTMRPT from the exons ATGGCTATGGAAGTAGAAG AGACAGTTAAAGGAACAGAAGAAGAAAACCcagaaattgaatcaaatcaccAACTACCGAGAG ACAAGGGAAATGAAACAGAAGAAAAAAGCCcagaaattgaatcaaatcaaccgCCAAGAGGTGTGTTGGAGAATCCTGAACTGGGATCAGACTCCGCCAACAGCGTCACCCCCACAAGGACCACCAGCAAGGGTGGCGGCCCAGTTTTGCAAAAATGGGCCGATAGTTTTCAGTGGAAGAGTGTAATCGGATCAATTAAGAGGAAATCAGCCAGAAGTATATCTGTGATTCCTTTGCTAACAAAACTTTCAAAACGCTATTGCTCTTACGGAGATGAAGAGCTTGATTGCATGCCATTGCTTAAAGCTTCATGGAAGAACTTTTCTTACTTAGAGCTTGCTAATGCTACTGATAATTTCAGCCCTG AGAATTTGCTCGGAAGGGGAGGCCATGCATTAGTATACAAAGGGCATTTATCTGATGGTCAAATTGTTGCGGTGAAGAAGATGGTGAGTAATGGTGACGATGAGGATCTAGCTGGAAATTTCTTGACGGAGCTTGGGATTATTGCTCACATCAATCACCCGAATGCAGCTCACTTGATCGGATTCAGTGTTGATTGCGGCTTACATTTAGTCCTTGAGTTTTCCCCTTTTGGCAGCCTTACTTCCATGCTTTTTT ATTCAAAACAGTGTTTAGATTGGAAAACAAGGTTTAAGGTTGCTGTTGGCATATCAGAAGGATTGAAATATCTCCATCATGACTGCCATCGGCGGATTATACACCGGGACATCACTGCTTCGAACATATTGCTAACTGAAGATTACGAAGCTCAG ATTTCAGATTTCGGTCTCGCAAAATGGCTTCCAGACAAATGGGCTCACCATATTGTTCATCCCATTGAAGGAACATTCGG TTATCTAGCTCCAGAGTATTTTATGCACGGGATCGTTGATGAAAAGACCGATGTTTTCGCATTTGGAGTTCTATTACTGGAGATAGTAACAGGTCGCCGTGCAGTTGACAAGTCCAAACAAAGTCTTGTAATATGG GCAAAACCATTTCTGGAATCAAATCAAGTAAAGGAATTGGTCGATCCTCGGCTCAAAGATGATTATAATCCGAGCGAAGTGCAACGAATATTGATTACAGCTTCAATGTGCTTAAGTCACTTACCCAGCAACCGTCCAACCATGACAAAG GTTGTAAGGATGCTTAAGAACGAAGATGGTCCAATTGAGTTTCACCAAATATCTTGTGGAAGGAAAGCAGTGATTTTTGACGGCCATGATTTGAAAGATTCTAGTTGTAAAAACTATCTATATACCATGCGTCCAACATAA
- the LOC107959598 gene encoding uncharacterized protein — MATDIIIQTAILLLTVAIVFAVQYVPKQTLTKHRTDHRTTTQTQRHLSRATQLLRRAKSNPQKDQSQTLAKTAITEIEKALSLFPKDPTPYILKSLALDLLGHKGSALRSLDLALAFPRVKSLSEKERVEALVRRAELKLAVNKRRRIDSAVTDLEEAVKVSDKEGEIKTKAFCLLGVCYQLKGMREESRKAFVEALKLEPASTLARQGLERVSLS, encoded by the coding sequence ATGGCGACGGACATTATTATCCAGACGGCAATTTTGTTATTAACAGTCGCTATTGTCTTCGCAGTTCAATACGTTCCCAAACAAACCTTAACCAAGCACCGAACCGACCATCGAACCACGACCCAAACCCAACGCCATCTCAGCCGAGCCACCCAATTGCTTCGTCGAGCCAAATCCAACCCTCAGAAAGACCAATCTCAAACCCTAGCTAAAACCGCCATAACCGAAATCGAAAAAGCCCTTTCTCTTTTCCCAAAAGACCCAACTCCTTACATTCTCAAATCCCTAGCTCTCGACTTATTGGGCCACAAGGGATCCGCTCTCAGATCGCTCGATTTGGCGTTGGCTTTCCCCCGCGTGAAGTCTCTGTCGGAGAAGGAACGTGTGGAGGCGCTGGTGAGGAGGGCAGAGTTGAAGTTGGCGGTTAATAAGAGAAGGCGAATTGACTCGGCCGTTACGGATTTGGAGGAGGCAGTTAAGGTGAGTGATAAAGAGGGTGAGATCAAAACGAAGGCGTTTTGTTTGTTGGGGGTTTGTTATCAGTTAAAAGGGATGAGGGAAGAATCTAGGAAGGCTTTCGTAGAGGCGCTTAAGCTGGAGCCTGCCTCTACCCTCGCTCGCCAGGGTTTGGAACGGGTGAGTTTGTCATGA